The DNA region GCTCAGAGCCGTCATTCAACTGAGACTGGGTCTGGTTCAGCGCGTTGAATATGGGCTTTTTGTTGTTTACATCGTCCAAACCGAAAATACGGGTGACGGTGGCATCAAGATCGATTGAAGGTAATGCGTTGCCGTAACCGGCATCAACCTGGGAATTTGCCGAAATGACTTCTTCTTCGGCAGTTTTGACGTCCGAGGACTTTTCAAGGGCGATTTTGACGGCTTCCTCGCGCGTGTAAGTCGTGGCCCAAACCATCTGGGGGACCGCAATGCACAGCGCCATAGCCGATAATGCTGCTAATTGCCTTGACATTCCATCTCCTATATACATTTTGCGGTGCAAATGTAAAAAATTGTTGTTCCATATATAAGGGCTCAAACGCGAATTTAGGGATGAAATGACCAATTTTAGGGATGAAAAACAGCCCGCCGGAGGGGCGGGCTGTAATAGTGAACTTTTGTGTAGTTTTGATTACATCAGGCCGGGGATTTTCATGCCGCCGGTAATGCCGCTGATGCTTTCCTGGGTAGCGTCGTCTTTTTTCTTGACGGCTGCGTTAATGGCTGCCATGAGCAGGTCTTCGAGGGCTTCCACGTCATCTTTGTCGACTGCATCGGGGTTGATCTTGATCATGGTCAGGAC from uncultured Fibrobacter sp. includes:
- a CDS encoding YbaB/EbfC family nucleoid-associated protein — translated: MDMSKMLRDLQKMQSKMMKAQSDLKAQSFEAEAGGGMVKVAMNGKGVLTMIKINPDAVDKDDVEALEDLLMAAINAAVKKKDDATQESISGITGGMKIPGLM